A single Brucella intermedia LMG 3301 DNA region contains:
- a CDS encoding LPS-assembly protein LptD, producing the protein MVLPHSLSRLTRGTALACVLALPFISVAALPSPALAQDALGANYQSDPNARMLLQADELVYDRDVNTVTAQGKVRIEYDGNHLVADKVTYNQQTRRMTATGNVEIVERDGNKIYSDHMDVTDSFRDGFVNGLRVETTDNTRFAAESAERSNGEITTFNNGVYTACEPCAKNPDKPVLWQIKARKIIWNSTTKTVRFEHGRFEFFGMPLAYFPAFEMADPTVKRKSGFLFPGFSYKDDLGVGIKNSYFWALAPNYDLTLSTTGYTKQGFLTEAEWRHRLENGTYNLRIAGIHQNKPGEFDVNTVDREEDNRGMVASKGDFELNSRWRFGWDVMAQTDRNFSRTYSIDGYNAGTQVSKIYLQGISNRNYFDLNFYRFNVQESLLSNNPNEMHSKQPWVFPSLDYSYTLPEPVYGGELNFNTNLQVLYRQNANYAGRFINVLEDGRWVQRPNPYPRVPGFDGTNARLTTEAEWKRTFITPAGLVITPLLALRGDAIGANTNFNLTDAGYTDAVVRSEALRAMATAGLELRWPILFSSTSSTHIIEPIAQLYVRNNERYAGELPNEDAQSFVFDATNLFSRDKFSGYDRVEGGTRANLGLRYSGNFNNSDWALYALGGQSFQLGGVNSFGTSDFLNVGADSGLQDARSDYVAMIGTSNSTGLALAARGRFDKDSFSVRRGELEAQQSWQKLTISAQYAYIAPQPAYGYNDLRQEVTGAATARINTNWRVFGSGTYDLVSETLVRASSGLAYDDECFTYSMNYVQTRNPGDDKASHGVGFNISLRTLGDIGSGNQTF; encoded by the coding sequence ATGGTATTGCCCCATTCGCTCTCACGCCTGACGCGCGGGACGGCCTTGGCGTGCGTCCTTGCTTTACCTTTCATTTCTGTCGCAGCCCTGCCCTCACCCGCATTGGCACAGGACGCTCTCGGCGCCAATTACCAGAGCGATCCGAATGCGCGCATGCTCCTGCAGGCCGACGAACTCGTCTATGATCGTGACGTTAATACCGTCACGGCTCAGGGCAAGGTGCGCATCGAATATGACGGCAATCATCTTGTCGCCGACAAGGTGACCTACAACCAGCAGACGCGGCGCATGACCGCGACGGGCAATGTCGAGATCGTCGAACGCGACGGCAACAAGATCTACTCCGACCATATGGACGTCACCGACAGTTTCCGCGACGGCTTCGTGAACGGCCTGCGCGTCGAGACGACGGATAACACCCGTTTCGCCGCCGAAAGTGCCGAACGCAGCAATGGCGAAATCACGACGTTCAACAACGGCGTCTATACGGCCTGCGAACCCTGCGCGAAAAATCCTGACAAGCCTGTTCTCTGGCAGATCAAGGCGCGCAAGATCATCTGGAACAGCACGACCAAGACGGTCCGCTTCGAACATGGCCGCTTTGAATTCTTCGGCATGCCACTTGCCTATTTCCCGGCATTCGAAATGGCCGACCCAACGGTGAAGCGCAAGAGCGGCTTCCTGTTTCCGGGCTTCTCCTACAAGGACGATCTGGGCGTCGGCATCAAGAATTCATATTTCTGGGCGCTCGCCCCGAATTACGACCTGACGCTTTCCACGACTGGCTACACCAAGCAGGGCTTCCTGACGGAAGCCGAATGGCGTCACCGCCTGGAAAACGGCACCTACAATCTTCGCATCGCGGGCATTCATCAGAACAAGCCGGGTGAGTTTGATGTCAACACCGTTGACCGCGAAGAAGACAATCGTGGCATGGTCGCCTCGAAGGGTGATTTCGAGCTGAATTCGCGCTGGCGCTTCGGTTGGGATGTGATGGCGCAGACCGACCGCAACTTCAGCCGTACCTACAGCATTGACGGTTATAATGCAGGCACGCAGGTCTCCAAGATTTATCTGCAGGGGATCAGCAATCGCAATTATTTCGACCTGAACTTCTATCGCTTCAATGTGCAGGAATCGCTGCTGTCGAACAATCCTAATGAGATGCACTCGAAGCAGCCGTGGGTATTCCCGAGCCTCGATTACTCCTACACATTGCCGGAACCGGTCTATGGCGGCGAGTTGAACTTCAATACCAATCTGCAGGTTCTCTATCGGCAGAATGCGAATTACGCCGGAAGGTTTATTAACGTTCTGGAAGATGGCCGTTGGGTTCAGCGACCCAATCCGTATCCCCGCGTTCCCGGCTTTGACGGTACCAATGCGCGCCTGACCACTGAAGCGGAATGGAAGCGCACTTTCATCACGCCTGCCGGTCTGGTCATCACGCCCCTGCTGGCACTGCGCGGTGATGCGATTGGCGCGAACACGAACTTCAACCTGACGGATGCCGGCTATACGGATGCGGTCGTGCGTTCGGAAGCGCTTCGCGCCATGGCGACAGCCGGGCTTGAACTGCGCTGGCCGATCCTGTTCTCGTCCACCAGCTCGACCCACATTATCGAGCCGATCGCGCAGCTTTATGTTCGCAACAACGAACGCTATGCGGGTGAGTTGCCGAATGAAGACGCCCAGAGCTTCGTCTTCGACGCGACCAACCTGTTCTCGCGCGACAAGTTCTCCGGTTATGACCGTGTTGAAGGTGGCACGCGCGCCAATCTCGGTCTGCGCTATTCGGGCAATTTCAACAATAGCGACTGGGCTCTTTACGCCCTCGGCGGCCAGTCGTTCCAGCTGGGTGGCGTCAATTCGTTTGGCACAAGCGACTTCCTGAATGTCGGCGCAGATTCCGGCTTGCAGGATGCACGCTCCGACTATGTTGCCATGATCGGCACGTCCAACTCGACGGGTCTCGCCCTCGCTGCCCGCGGACGCTTCGACAAGGACAGCTTCTCGGTTCGTCGCGGCGAACTTGAAGCCCAGCAGAGCTGGCAAAAGCTGACGATCTCCGCGCAATATGCCTATATCGCGCCTCAGCCTGCTTACGGATATAACGATCTCCGTCAGGAAGTCACGGGTGCGGCCACAGCGCGCATCAACACGAACTGGCGCGTTTTCGGTTCGGGCACCTATGATCTGGTTTCCGAAACGCTGGTGCGCGCATCGTCTGGCCTTGCCTATGATGACGAGTGCTTCACTTACTCGATGAATTACGTCCAGACCCGTAACCCGGGCGATGACAAGGCGTCCCATGGCGTCGGGTTCAATATTTCGCTGCGCACATTGGGTGATATAGGCAGCGGTAACCAGACATTCTAA
- the lptG gene encoding LPS export ABC transporter permease LptG, which produces MIGWTLGRYFFIRYVQITFYFLLGIFALSLLLDFTENASKLSNLPDYSVWAALGLSAMRVPFIMQQMIPFVALFSAMATLISLNRKYELVVARSVGVSAWQFLLPACFGAFLFGLATIFILNPFAAYGFAKADEIASTWKTGKTTDVSALRDPWLRQKTDEGETIIGAKSILDQGATLADATFIQFDEKKNIRERFDARRAQLRDGHWELTDVTRFARGEEPQKMASFQIETQLRPEYVEEKLATPDTIPFTQLRHKIEVARSFGYSANAFDMQYQSLLALPALLMAMTLIAATVSLKFVRFGQSGAMILGGVIAGFMLYVVSVLVKAFGNAGFVPPFVAAWVPVIIATFFGVSFLLHKEDG; this is translated from the coding sequence ATGATCGGCTGGACGCTTGGGCGCTATTTCTTCATCCGCTATGTGCAGATCACCTTCTATTTTCTGCTCGGCATTTTCGCCTTGTCGCTGCTGCTCGATTTCACCGAGAATGCGAGCAAGCTTTCAAACCTGCCGGACTATTCCGTGTGGGCGGCGCTTGGCCTTTCCGCCATGCGCGTGCCCTTCATCATGCAGCAGATGATCCCCTTCGTCGCCCTGTTCTCGGCAATGGCGACGCTCATTTCGCTCAACAGAAAATATGAGCTGGTCGTCGCACGCTCCGTCGGCGTGTCGGCCTGGCAGTTCCTTCTGCCCGCCTGTTTCGGCGCGTTCCTGTTCGGCCTCGCCACGATCTTCATTCTCAATCCCTTCGCCGCCTATGGCTTCGCCAAGGCCGATGAAATCGCATCGACATGGAAGACCGGTAAGACTACCGACGTTTCCGCGCTGCGCGATCCGTGGCTGCGCCAGAAGACCGATGAAGGCGAGACCATCATCGGCGCGAAAAGCATTCTGGATCAGGGCGCGACGCTGGCCGACGCGACTTTCATCCAGTTCGATGAGAAAAAGAACATCAGGGAACGTTTCGACGCGCGCAGGGCGCAGCTCAGGGACGGTCACTGGGAACTTACCGACGTGACGCGATTCGCGCGCGGCGAAGAGCCACAGAAAATGGCGAGTTTCCAGATCGAGACGCAGCTGCGTCCCGAATATGTGGAAGAGAAGCTCGCGACGCCCGACACGATCCCGTTCACGCAGTTGCGCCACAAGATCGAGGTCGCGCGTTCCTTCGGGTACTCCGCAAACGCATTTGACATGCAATACCAGTCACTTCTGGCTTTGCCGGCATTGCTGATGGCGATGACTCTCATTGCTGCAACAGTGTCGTTGAAATTTGTGCGATTTGGTCAGTCAGGAGCTATGATTCTGGGTGGCGTTATCGCAGGCTTCATGCTTTATGTCGTTTCGGTGCTGGTGAAGGCATTCGGGAATGCGGGATTCGTTCCGCCATTCGTGGCTGCCTGGGTACCGGTTATTATCGCGACATTTTTTGGTGTCTCCTTTTTGTTGCATAAGGAGGATGGTTAG
- the lptF gene encoding LPS export ABC transporter permease LptF, giving the protein MRLIELYILRRVAIMFLAVLGAAVGITWTVQVLQRIDFLTTSGQTFQTIVQFSSLLIPSAIPLVMPFALIIAITQTLSTMNQDSELVVINASGAPRSAVMRPILILAAVISVVSFLVANYVDPYARMNMRAMIANASADLMNVIVQEGNFRKLADNLYIQVAERRADGSIGGLFIADSRDPALDLIYYAADGAIASTPTGDMLLMQNGEVQRRDVSDGTVSIIKFNSYAFDLSQFASAGDDFVIYAKDRPLSYLLNPDPNDPILQTRPLRYKAELHRRLTQWLYPVVFAMIALAFAGDSRSHREARVSASFSAISTALLVYWAGYFASDRADKDAGYIVLMYLVPAAVILVTGFALATGRRIGLPDKWNDRILDGFDSLRRRGSALYARLTGRSRNNAGGKA; this is encoded by the coding sequence ATGCGATTGATCGAGTTGTACATCCTGCGCCGGGTGGCGATCATGTTCCTCGCAGTGCTTGGCGCTGCGGTCGGGATCACCTGGACCGTGCAGGTGCTCCAGCGCATCGACTTCCTGACCACAAGCGGCCAGACATTCCAGACGATCGTTCAGTTCAGTTCGCTGTTGATTCCATCGGCTATTCCGCTCGTGATGCCGTTTGCGCTGATCATTGCGATCACGCAAACGCTGTCTACCATGAACCAGGATTCCGAGCTGGTCGTCATCAATGCGTCCGGCGCACCGCGCAGCGCGGTCATGCGCCCGATCCTGATTCTTGCCGCCGTCATTTCCGTCGTGTCGTTTCTGGTCGCCAACTATGTCGATCCCTATGCGCGCATGAACATGCGCGCCATGATCGCCAATGCCAGCGCCGACCTCATGAATGTCATCGTTCAGGAAGGCAATTTCCGCAAACTTGCCGACAATCTCTATATCCAGGTGGCGGAACGACGCGCCGATGGCAGCATTGGCGGGCTTTTCATCGCCGATTCCCGCGATCCGGCGCTCGATCTCATCTATTATGCCGCCGATGGCGCGATTGCTTCGACGCCGACCGGCGACATGCTGCTGATGCAAAACGGCGAGGTGCAGCGCCGTGACGTGTCGGATGGCACGGTTTCGATTATCAAGTTCAATTCCTATGCGTTCGACCTCAGCCAGTTTGCCTCGGCCGGGGATGATTTCGTCATCTATGCCAAGGACCGTCCGCTTTCCTATCTGCTGAACCCGGACCCGAACGACCCGATTCTTCAGACGCGGCCGCTGCGCTACAAGGCCGAATTGCACCGGCGGCTGACGCAATGGCTCTATCCGGTTGTGTTTGCGATGATTGCGCTGGCGTTCGCAGGCGATTCCCGCTCGCATCGCGAAGCCCGCGTGTCGGCGTCCTTCTCGGCGATCAGCACCGCTCTTCTCGTCTATTGGGCAGGCTATTTCGCCTCTGACCGCGCCGACAAGGATGCAGGCTATATCGTCCTCATGTATCTGGTTCCGGCCGCCGTCATTCTCGTGACGGGCTTCGCGCTCGCCACCGGGCGGCGGATCGGCCTGCCGGACAAATGGAACGACCGCATTCTCGACGGTTTCGACAGTTTGAGGCGCCGGGGCTCGGCGCTCTATGCCCGCCTCACCGGACGTTCGCGCAATAATGCCGGAGGAAAGGCATGA
- a CDS encoding leucyl aminopeptidase: MSKRPSISFSEFAVPERGVSIVLVAKGGGFADEAAAAAGGAEKIKRIAEISGFTGALGKTAEAIETTSSGVDKIVLVGVGEPGKLGNDDWLKIGGAAFSRIGKAERATVTLALPETTIAGDEAADLALGMMLRSYKFERYKTRKNDEENGDPKHAAKINICVADAHTAKRALEVAEAVADGVIQARNLVNEPANILGPVEFAQEAEKLEKLGVKVEVLGEKEMKKLGMGALLGVAQGSVRPPRLVVMEWQGAKSKEKPVAFVGKGVVFDTGGISIKPAAGMEDMKGDMGGAAAVTGLMRALAGRKAKVNAIGVIGLVENMPDGNAQRPGDIVTSMSGQTIEVINTDAEGRLVLADALHYTNDRFKPRFIINLATLTGAVMVALGQYHAGLFSNDDELADQLYDAGQSTGEKLWRLPLGTEYDKMIDSKFADMKNSAGRYGGSITAAQFLKRFVGETPWAHLDVAGTAMGSPANEYSQTWASGYGVRLLDRLVRDHFES, translated from the coding sequence ATGTCTAAACGTCCTTCGATCTCTTTCAGCGAATTTGCAGTGCCGGAAAGAGGCGTGTCCATCGTCCTCGTCGCCAAGGGCGGCGGCTTTGCGGACGAGGCGGCCGCGGCTGCTGGCGGTGCGGAAAAGATCAAGCGTATTGCTGAAATTTCCGGGTTCACCGGTGCTTTGGGCAAGACGGCGGAAGCGATCGAGACGACTTCCAGCGGTGTCGACAAGATCGTTCTGGTCGGCGTCGGCGAGCCGGGCAAGCTTGGCAATGACGACTGGCTGAAGATCGGCGGCGCGGCATTTTCACGAATCGGCAAGGCGGAGCGCGCAACCGTGACGCTGGCACTGCCTGAAACCACCATCGCCGGTGATGAAGCTGCCGATCTGGCGCTGGGCATGATGCTGCGCTCCTACAAGTTCGAACGCTACAAGACGCGCAAGAACGATGAGGAAAACGGCGATCCGAAACACGCCGCGAAGATCAACATCTGCGTTGCGGATGCCCACACTGCGAAGCGGGCCCTCGAAGTCGCCGAAGCGGTGGCGGACGGCGTTATCCAGGCGCGCAATCTCGTCAACGAGCCTGCCAATATTCTGGGGCCTGTGGAGTTCGCGCAGGAAGCCGAAAAGCTCGAAAAGCTTGGCGTCAAGGTCGAAGTCCTCGGCGAAAAGGAAATGAAGAAGCTCGGCATGGGCGCGCTTCTCGGCGTGGCGCAGGGCTCTGTCCGCCCGCCGCGTCTTGTCGTCATGGAATGGCAGGGCGCGAAGAGCAAGGAAAAGCCGGTCGCGTTCGTCGGCAAGGGCGTGGTGTTCGATACGGGCGGCATTTCCATCAAGCCTGCCGCTGGCATGGAGGACATGAAGGGCGACATGGGAGGCGCGGCAGCCGTCACCGGATTGATGCGCGCCCTGGCTGGCCGCAAGGCGAAGGTCAATGCAATCGGCGTTATCGGTCTTGTGGAAAACATGCCTGACGGCAACGCCCAGCGTCCGGGCGACATCGTTACCTCGATGTCCGGACAGACGATTGAAGTCATCAATACTGATGCGGAGGGCCGTCTCGTCCTCGCCGACGCACTGCACTATACGAACGACCGTTTCAAGCCGCGCTTCATCATCAATCTGGCCACCCTCACGGGTGCGGTCATGGTCGCGCTCGGCCAGTATCATGCCGGTCTCTTCTCCAACGACGACGAGCTTGCGGACCAGCTTTACGATGCGGGTCAGTCGACGGGTGAAAAGCTGTGGCGCCTGCCGCTCGGCACCGAATACGACAAGATGATCGATTCGAAGTTCGCCGATATGAAGAACAGCGCTGGACGTTACGGCGGATCGATCACGGCGGCACAGTTCCTCAAGCGCTTTGTCGGTGAGACCCCTTGGGCGCATCTCGACGTTGCCGGAACGGCCATGGGTTCGCCTGCAAACGAATACAGCCAGACATGGGCTTCCGGCTATGGCGTCCGCCTGCTGGACCGCCTTGTCCGGGATCATTTCGAAAGCTAA